In one window of Frigoriglobus tundricola DNA:
- the tnpC gene encoding IS66 family transposase, whose amino-acid sequence MTPVPQPPELPSDLPPQVVAYIRILEATIAELTAQVTGLTTRVAELEARLNQNSTNSSKPPSSDAPHVKPAPPKPPSGKRRGGQPGHPKAERTLLPPDEIRALKPSTCRDCAHPLTGDDPQPAVHQVHEIPVITPHVTEYRCHRLRCPHCGTTTAATVPAEAATGYGPRAQAVAAVLTGSCRLGKRGTSQLFADLFGLPLSPAMVCKLQHRTAEALKPVAEDALIYTRGQPANVDETGWTQGRKRAWLWVAVTTFVVAFLIRKTRGRSAFDDLRAGSTAVHTTDRYPVYTHLSKHTRQLCWAHLRRDFQAMIDRGGSGTAIGAALLASSDALFEHWYRVRDGTLARSTFRSNYVPELRHQIGEHLRTGAACGCAKTAATCGDLLAVEASLWTFARVVGVEPTNNAAEREVRHAVCWRKTSFGTDSERGSRFVERILTVLASCRRQNRNVLAFLTDAIRAHRNGEPAPTLLPA is encoded by the coding sequence ATGACGCCTGTCCCTCAACCGCCGGAACTCCCGAGCGACCTGCCCCCACAGGTCGTGGCGTATATCCGCATTCTTGAGGCCACGATTGCCGAACTCACCGCCCAGGTCACCGGGCTCACCACCCGCGTCGCGGAACTCGAGGCCCGTCTCAACCAGAACTCCACCAACTCGTCCAAGCCCCCTTCGTCCGACGCCCCGCACGTGAAACCGGCCCCGCCCAAGCCGCCCTCGGGCAAGAGACGAGGCGGGCAACCGGGGCACCCCAAAGCCGAACGCACCCTGCTGCCGCCCGATGAGATCCGGGCACTTAAGCCGTCCACGTGCCGGGACTGTGCGCACCCGTTGACCGGGGACGACCCACAACCGGCCGTTCATCAGGTCCACGAGATCCCCGTCATCACGCCTCACGTCACCGAGTATCGGTGCCACCGGCTCCGGTGCCCGCACTGCGGCACGACGACCGCGGCGACGGTGCCGGCCGAGGCGGCGACCGGATACGGACCCCGGGCTCAGGCGGTGGCCGCGGTGCTCACCGGCTCGTGCCGCCTGGGCAAGCGCGGCACGAGCCAATTGTTCGCCGACCTGTTCGGCCTGCCCCTGAGCCCGGCGATGGTGTGCAAGCTCCAGCACCGAACCGCGGAGGCGTTGAAGCCGGTGGCCGAGGACGCCCTGATCTACACCCGCGGACAACCGGCCAACGTGGACGAGACCGGCTGGACCCAAGGCCGCAAGCGGGCCTGGTTGTGGGTGGCCGTGACCACGTTCGTGGTGGCCTTCCTGATCCGAAAGACCCGGGGCCGAAGCGCCTTCGATGATCTGCGAGCGGGCTCGACGGCCGTCCACACGACCGACCGGTATCCGGTGTACACGCACCTTTCCAAGCACACGCGCCAGCTGTGCTGGGCGCACCTGCGTCGCGATTTCCAGGCGATGATCGACCGCGGCGGTTCCGGGACGGCGATCGGTGCGGCTCTGTTGGCGAGTTCGGACGCCTTGTTCGAGCATTGGTATCGGGTCCGGGACGGAACCCTCGCGCGGTCCACATTCCGATCGAACTACGTCCCCGAATTGCGTCACCAGATCGGCGAGCACCTGCGGACCGGGGCTGCGTGCGGCTGCGCCAAGACCGCCGCCACCTGCGGCGACCTGTTGGCCGTCGAGGCGTCGTTGTGGACGTTCGCGCGGGTCGTCGGTGTGGAACCGACCAACAACGCGGCCGAGCGCGAGGTGCGCCACGCGGTGTGCTGGCGCAAAACCAGCTTCGGGACCGACAGCGAACGCGGGAGCCGATTCGTGGAACGCATCTTGACGGTCCTCGCCTCGTGCCGCCGGCAGAACCGCAACGTATTGGCATTCCTCACCGACGCCATCCGCGCACACCGCAATGGCGAGCCGGCACCGACACTGCTCCCGGCCTAA
- a CDS encoding MarC family protein, whose protein sequence is MLDFATTAFVSILFLVDPPGTVPAFMALTARYSPDRRRKIALVASVVAALTLMGFAAVGNVVFRGLGLTLPAFQIAGGVILFLAALDMIRAQQPTPQTDEDIKECEEADDVAITPLAIPMLAGPAALSTVAVLMSQAKDTAEAALVFLAIALTGAVCYVTLRLAGPIQRRLGKTGVHILGRILGLVLAGIGVQFILNGLKAAELIPKLAAG, encoded by the coding sequence ATGCTCGACTTCGCCACCACCGCGTTCGTCTCGATCCTGTTCCTCGTCGATCCGCCGGGTACGGTGCCCGCGTTCATGGCGCTCACCGCGCGCTACTCGCCGGACCGGCGCCGCAAAATCGCCCTCGTCGCGAGCGTGGTCGCCGCACTCACGCTGATGGGGTTCGCGGCCGTCGGGAACGTGGTGTTTCGCGGGCTCGGCCTCACGCTCCCCGCTTTTCAGATCGCCGGCGGGGTGATCCTGTTCCTCGCGGCGCTGGACATGATCCGGGCGCAACAGCCGACACCCCAAACCGATGAGGACATTAAGGAGTGCGAGGAAGCGGACGATGTGGCGATCACCCCGCTGGCGATCCCGATGCTGGCCGGACCGGCGGCGCTGAGCACGGTCGCGGTGCTGATGTCGCAGGCGAAGGACACGGCCGAGGCAGCGCTGGTGTTTCTGGCGATCGCTCTGACGGGGGCGGTCTGTTACGTCACGCTCCGGCTCGCCGGACCGATTCAAAGGCGGCTCGGGAAGACCGGCGTTCACATCCTCGGCCGCATCCTGGGCCTGGTTCTGGCCGGGATCGGTGTGCAGTTCATCCTGAACGGATTGAAGGCGGCGGAGCTGATCCCGAAACTCGCGGCGGGGTAA
- a CDS encoding ADP-ribosylglycohydrolase family protein, whose product MNTLPNDHAARTARAALALDGLSVGDALGETCFRTHNWEAIQEDPHATTRGPWPFTDDTAMALGIYETLAECGGIDQDRLALRFAARYTAQPWRGYGAGAHRLLEQIGSGTDWRYAAERVFPGGSYGNGSAMRVAPLAGYFAESDYAEVAHQARLSAGVTHAHPEGLAGAVATAVAGAYAWKNRDARGDTATKRGLFDAVLAHTPPSDVRRGIERAATFSFDLSAEPHVRLLDYNFATRPFDVSIEPVVRLLGNGSRISCQDTVPFCLWVAALHLDDYRTAIVQTIRAAGDIDTNCAIVGGIVALATGRAGIPADWLTDREELVV is encoded by the coding sequence ATGAACACTTTACCGAACGACCACGCGGCGCGCACGGCGCGAGCCGCCCTCGCTCTCGACGGCCTCTCCGTGGGCGACGCCCTCGGTGAGACGTGTTTCCGCACACACAACTGGGAAGCCATTCAGGAGGACCCGCACGCGACCACGCGCGGCCCGTGGCCGTTTACGGACGACACGGCGATGGCTTTGGGGATTTACGAAACCTTGGCCGAGTGCGGCGGCATCGACCAGGACCGGCTCGCCCTGCGGTTCGCCGCTCGCTACACGGCGCAACCCTGGCGCGGGTACGGCGCCGGTGCGCACCGGTTACTCGAGCAAATCGGCAGCGGCACCGACTGGCGCTACGCCGCCGAGCGCGTGTTTCCCGGCGGCTCGTACGGTAACGGCAGCGCCATGCGGGTCGCCCCGCTCGCGGGGTACTTCGCGGAGAGCGACTACGCCGAGGTCGCGCACCAGGCGCGGCTGTCGGCCGGCGTGACGCACGCGCACCCGGAGGGCCTGGCCGGCGCCGTCGCGACCGCCGTGGCCGGCGCCTACGCGTGGAAGAACCGGGACGCGCGCGGCGACACGGCTACGAAGCGCGGGCTGTTCGACGCGGTCCTCGCGCACACCCCGCCGAGTGACGTGCGAAGGGGAATCGAGCGCGCCGCGACCTTCTCCTTCGACCTGTCGGCCGAACCTCATGTGCGGTTGCTCGATTACAACTTCGCAACGCGGCCGTTCGACGTATCCATCGAACCGGTGGTGCGACTCCTCGGCAACGGGAGTCGCATCTCGTGTCAGGACACGGTGCCGTTCTGCCTGTGGGTTGCGGCCCTCCACCTGGACGACTACCGGACCGCGATCGTGCAGACGATCCGTGCGGCGGGCGACATCGATACGAACTGTGCGATCGTGGGCGGCATCGTCGCCCTGGCGACCGGGCGCGCGGGCATCCCGGCGGACTGGCTCACCGACCGCGAGGAGCTGGTGGTATGA
- a CDS encoding nucleotidyl transferase family protein: MLSFFTSDPAVCIEPGGTARTAPKPLALLPGSFNPLHHGHTTLARVAAARLGTAVHFELSVVNADKPQLPRAEVERRVAQFAAVGPVWLTRAATFVQKADLFPGAAFVLGWDTAVRVIDPKYYGGEHGRDAALRRLTACGSRLVVGGRIDTTGTFRVWDGGLVDEFAALFVPLTEADFRADVSSTDLRRPHNTPAG, encoded by the coding sequence ATGCTGAGCTTCTTCACATCTGACCCTGCGGTGTGCATCGAGCCGGGCGGCACCGCGCGGACCGCTCCGAAGCCGCTCGCGCTGCTGCCCGGCTCGTTCAACCCGCTGCACCACGGGCACACGACGCTCGCCCGCGTGGCCGCGGCGCGGCTCGGCACCGCCGTCCACTTCGAGCTGAGCGTGGTCAACGCCGACAAGCCGCAGCTGCCGCGCGCCGAGGTGGAGCGCCGCGTGGCACAGTTCGCCGCGGTCGGCCCGGTGTGGCTCACGCGCGCGGCCACGTTCGTGCAGAAGGCCGACCTCTTTCCCGGCGCGGCGTTCGTACTCGGCTGGGACACGGCCGTACGGGTGATCGACCCGAAGTACTATGGCGGCGAACACGGCCGCGACGCGGCACTCCGCAGACTCACCGCGTGCGGCAGCCGGTTGGTGGTGGGCGGGCGAATCGATACTACCGGAACGTTCCGCGTTTGGGACGGCGGCCTGGTGGACGAGTTCGCGGCGTTGTTCGTGCCACTCACAGAAGCCGACTTCCGCGCCGACGTGTCGAGTACGGACCTACGGCGGCCCCACAATACACCGGCGGGTTGA
- a CDS encoding IS1595 family transposase, translated as MRGKKGVRHPNPDDPPRRRANKRRGHGNFANDRPPVVGVVSRDTGAIVLEVVERTDQETLIAVVTEHTDDGATVYTDEWSGYARLSAEGRGHATVNHTPGQREWARDDDGDGIREVHDNTLEGLWAALRTFLRPFRGISKHYLHQYVAVFQWAYNKVGVAGMVRTLLGLPLSTPTAS; from the coding sequence ATGCGGGGGAAAAAAGGGGTCCGGCACCCGAACCCGGACGACCCGCCCCGACGCCGGGCCAACAAGCGGCGCGGGCACGGGAACTTCGCCAACGACCGCCCGCCGGTGGTCGGGGTGGTGAGCCGGGACACCGGGGCCATCGTCCTGGAGGTCGTCGAACGAACGGACCAGGAGACCCTGATCGCGGTCGTGACCGAACATACCGATGATGGCGCGACCGTATACACGGATGAGTGGTCGGGGTACGCGCGGCTGTCCGCGGAGGGCCGCGGGCATGCCACGGTGAACCACACCCCGGGCCAACGGGAGTGGGCTCGGGATGACGACGGGGACGGGATCCGCGAGGTCCACGATAACACGCTCGAGGGCCTGTGGGCGGCCCTCCGCACGTTCCTGCGACCGTTCCGCGGGATCAGCAAGCACTACCTCCACCAGTACGTTGCCGTCTTCCAATGGGCATACAACAAGGTCGGCGTTGCGGGCATGGTCCGCACACTACTGGGCCTGCCCCTGTCCACCCCGACGGCCTCATGA
- a CDS encoding DPP IV N-terminal domain-containing protein, translated as MNRALSFLALLVLVPVAAAQGTRADYERANSVGKWTAEKVTSAKVQPHWAPDGDTFWYTRDLPGGKKEFVLVDAVKGTREVVSEDKLPKDAKPAPKKAPQEGADENEDDTPAPSFFETGARKNRSAAAQPRRRDNKSPDGKWTVFIKDHNVWLRDSKSKDETQLSKGGTADDSYDRVYWAPDSKKLVAIKTKAGGDRHVTLVESSPRDQLQPKTSTYFYLKPGDAIPLPKPHLFDVESAKEVPVSDALFPNPWDVSYEHWGPDGKHFYFVYNQRGHTVMRVLAIDAETGKVTAVVNEECKTFFDYAGKLYLHYLDDTNELVWMSERSGWNHLYLVDLATGKAKPVTTGEWVVRGVERVDTKAREVWFRALGVHAGQDPYHVHYCRIKLDGTGLTKLTAGDGTHAVAFSPDRKYLIDTYSRVDLPPVTELRRSADGKKVCDLEKADATELLKTGWRYPERFVAKGRDGATDIYGYIVRPSTFDPAKTYPVIEHIYAGPHDHHVRKAFNAAPYEQRMAELGFIVVKIDGMGTNWRSKAFHDVCWKNLGDSGFPDRIAWIKAAAAGHKEMDLTKGVGIYGGSAGGQSSTRALLAHGDFYTVAVSDCGCHDNRVDKIWWNELWMSWPIGPHYADQSNVTQAHKLTGKLLLVVGELDRNVDPSSTLQVANALVKADRDFDLLVVPGAGHGAAEGPYGSRRRMDFFVRHLLGVEPRSK; from the coding sequence ATGAATCGCGCGCTTTCGTTCCTCGCCCTCCTCGTTCTCGTTCCCGTCGCCGCGGCGCAGGGCACCAGGGCCGACTACGAGCGGGCGAACAGCGTCGGGAAATGGACGGCGGAGAAAGTCACGTCGGCAAAAGTGCAACCGCACTGGGCGCCCGACGGCGACACGTTCTGGTACACGCGCGATCTGCCCGGCGGGAAGAAAGAGTTTGTCCTCGTTGACGCGGTAAAGGGCACGCGCGAAGTCGTGAGCGAAGACAAGCTCCCGAAGGACGCGAAACCCGCACCCAAGAAGGCACCGCAAGAGGGTGCCGACGAGAACGAGGACGATACTCCCGCTCCCTCCTTTTTCGAGACGGGTGCCAGGAAGAATCGTTCCGCTGCCGCTCAGCCCCGGCGGCGGGACAACAAGTCCCCGGACGGCAAGTGGACCGTGTTCATCAAAGACCACAACGTCTGGCTGCGCGACAGCAAATCCAAGGACGAAACGCAACTCAGCAAGGGCGGCACGGCCGACGACTCGTACGACCGCGTGTACTGGGCGCCGGACTCGAAGAAGCTCGTCGCGATCAAGACGAAAGCCGGCGGCGACCGCCACGTCACACTGGTCGAATCCTCCCCGCGCGACCAGCTCCAGCCGAAAACCTCGACGTACTTCTATCTCAAGCCCGGCGACGCGATCCCGCTCCCGAAGCCGCACCTGTTCGACGTTGAAAGCGCCAAGGAGGTCCCGGTTTCGGACGCGCTGTTCCCGAACCCGTGGGACGTCAGTTACGAGCACTGGGGCCCGGACGGTAAGCACTTCTATTTCGTCTACAACCAGCGCGGGCACACCGTCATGCGGGTGCTCGCGATCGACGCCGAAACCGGCAAAGTGACCGCGGTCGTCAACGAAGAGTGCAAAACGTTCTTCGACTACGCGGGCAAGCTCTACCTCCACTACCTCGACGACACGAACGAACTCGTCTGGATGAGCGAGCGGAGCGGCTGGAACCACCTGTACCTCGTCGATCTCGCGACCGGAAAGGCGAAGCCCGTCACGACGGGCGAATGGGTGGTGCGCGGCGTGGAGCGCGTCGACACCAAGGCCCGGGAAGTGTGGTTCCGCGCGCTCGGCGTCCACGCCGGACAGGACCCGTACCACGTTCACTACTGCCGCATCAAGTTGGACGGCACCGGCCTCACGAAGCTCACCGCGGGCGACGGGACGCACGCGGTCGCGTTCTCCCCGGACCGCAAGTACCTCATCGACACGTACTCGCGCGTCGATCTACCGCCGGTGACCGAATTGCGTCGCTCGGCCGATGGCAAGAAGGTGTGTGATCTGGAAAAAGCGGACGCGACCGAACTTCTGAAAACCGGCTGGCGGTACCCCGAGCGGTTCGTCGCGAAGGGGCGCGACGGGGCCACCGACATTTACGGCTACATCGTGCGGCCGAGCACCTTCGACCCGGCGAAGACCTATCCGGTGATCGAACACATTTACGCGGGGCCGCACGACCACCACGTCCGCAAGGCGTTCAACGCGGCCCCTTACGAACAGCGGATGGCGGAACTCGGCTTCATCGTCGTGAAAATCGACGGCATGGGCACCAACTGGCGGAGCAAGGCGTTCCACGACGTGTGTTGGAAGAACCTGGGCGACTCGGGGTTCCCGGACCGCATCGCCTGGATCAAGGCCGCCGCCGCGGGGCACAAGGAGATGGACCTCACGAAGGGCGTCGGCATCTACGGCGGCAGCGCGGGCGGGCAGAGCAGCACCCGCGCGCTCCTGGCCCACGGCGATTTCTACACGGTGGCCGTGAGCGACTGCGGCTGTCACGACAACCGCGTGGACAAGATCTGGTGGAACGAGCTGTGGATGTCCTGGCCGATCGGCCCGCACTACGCGGACCAGTCGAACGTGACGCAGGCGCACAAGCTCACGGGCAAACTGCTGCTCGTGGTGGGCGAACTCGACCGCAACGTTGATCCGTCCAGCACGCTGCAGGTGGCGAACGCGCTCGTGAAGGCGGACAGGGACTTCGACCTGCTCGTGGTGCCGGGCGCCGGCCACGGCGCGGCCGAGGGGCCATACGGCAGCCGCCGGCGCATGGACTTTTTCGTGCGGCATCTGCTCGGCGTGGAACCGCGGAGCAAGTGA